A section of the Methanocellales archaeon genome encodes:
- a CDS encoding cohesin domain-containing protein, whose product RKKDMQTTRKAYGLMLLILMLMGSLTITAAQATTVSIPEITTPAGSYVTLPVTLNDVQSYGTGTINITYDSSVVHVTGVANGPYSTINAWNLAGVSGWYHFCKRHLQCSW is encoded by the coding sequence CAGGAAAAAAGACATGCAAACGACAAGAAAAGCCTACGGACTAATGCTCCTGATCTTAATGCTCATGGGCTCACTGACAATTACAGCTGCTCAGGCAACAACAGTTTCCATACCTGAGATAACGACACCAGCGGGCTCTTACGTTACTCTCCCTGTTACCCTCAACGATGTGCAATCCTACGGCACCGGCACCATAAACATCACCTATGATTCCTCGGTGGTTCATGTTACGGGCGTTGCTAATGGCCCCTATTCAACCATTAATGCTTGGAACCTAGCAGGGGTGAGCGGGTGGTATCATTTTTGCAAACGTCATCTTCAATGCAGTTGGTGA